Proteins encoded within one genomic window of Zavarzinella sp.:
- a CDS encoding right-handed parallel beta-helix repeat-containing protein, translating into MKILSFSTVLILASVVGAAPIHVPKDHQTIQAAIDAAKPGDIVLVAPGKYLERLKLKPGITLRSSGEEPHKSERVWERAKVTIIDGGGTNGNAPGVQMAENSVLEGFTITNVGKYDEAIWQKHATTQGEELGDEEGSVQAEGTIPAISIPNVTCQVMRCVVHHNGDVGIAVSGKGPAPAHALVTLNHCYRNMGGGIGVAMNAEPIILENLCEENLRAGIGCRQANPTIQKNICKKNIRAGIGCREGAQPIIRENKCSQNLRAGIGIRMENTKPIVLRNECFENEMAGIGCRDGASPVIRDNHCHHNKMAGIGCRDGAKPLIIGNECRDNKMAGIGMQGKANATIMNNQVHDNLLVAIGVTEESTATIISNVLSRKGGMPPLLAVKDQSTAHIQKNQFHGGGVAGLLIQGKVTVLQNEFTGIGEKQGTAIWIWEKSDATIQENRISGYRTAVRAGKSAVLIVGNHAEQFQGTAFSIADCPTAVITGNRGCTDHNKVKLVEVTGMPGITHDNELETTPLRK; encoded by the coding sequence ATGAAAATCCTCTCATTTTCGACTGTGCTTATCCTTGCATCGGTTGTCGGTGCCGCACCGATCCATGTTCCCAAAGATCATCAGACAATTCAGGCAGCCATCGATGCGGCTAAACCAGGTGATATCGTGCTGGTGGCACCCGGAAAATATCTGGAACGCCTGAAATTGAAGCCGGGAATCACTTTACGCAGTTCCGGAGAAGAACCTCACAAATCAGAACGCGTGTGGGAGCGTGCCAAGGTAACCATTATTGATGGCGGGGGAACGAATGGCAACGCACCCGGCGTGCAGATGGCAGAAAATTCGGTACTGGAAGGGTTTACCATCACGAATGTGGGCAAGTACGATGAGGCAATCTGGCAAAAACATGCCACCACGCAAGGTGAAGAACTGGGCGATGAGGAGGGATCGGTGCAGGCGGAAGGCACCATTCCTGCGATCAGTATCCCCAATGTCACCTGCCAGGTAATGCGGTGTGTGGTACATCATAATGGCGATGTGGGTATCGCCGTTTCTGGTAAAGGACCAGCACCTGCACACGCACTGGTAACGCTGAATCACTGTTACCGCAATATGGGTGGTGGGATTGGTGTGGCGATGAATGCAGAACCAATCATCCTGGAAAACCTTTGTGAAGAGAATCTGCGGGCAGGAATCGGTTGTCGCCAGGCCAACCCCACCATTCAGAAAAATATCTGCAAAAAAAATATTCGGGCGGGAATTGGCTGTCGCGAAGGTGCCCAGCCGATCATTCGAGAAAATAAATGCTCCCAGAATCTGCGGGCAGGAATTGGCATACGAATGGAAAACACCAAGCCGATTGTCCTGCGAAATGAGTGCTTTGAAAATGAAATGGCGGGAATTGGCTGTCGTGACGGGGCAAGTCCGGTCATTCGAGATAATCACTGTCACCACAACAAGATGGCGGGAATCGGCTGTCGAGATGGGGCAAAACCCCTGATTATCGGGAATGAATGCCGAGACAACAAAATGGCGGGGATCGGCATGCAGGGGAAAGCCAATGCCACTATCATGAACAACCAGGTTCACGATAATCTTCTGGTGGCGATTGGGGTGACCGAAGAATCCACGGCGACCATCATCAGCAATGTCCTTTCACGCAAAGGTGGGATGCCCCCACTTCTGGCGGTAAAAGACCAATCAACTGCCCACATTCAGAAAAACCAGTTCCATGGCGGTGGGGTCGCGGGCCTGCTGATTCAGGGAAAAGTGACCGTACTGCAAAATGAATTTACAGGAATTGGTGAAAAACAGGGTACGGCGATCTGGATCTGGGAAAAATCCGATGCCACCATACAAGAAAACCGGATTTCTGGATATCGCACAGCCGTTCGGGCAGGCAAATCGGCCGTTCTGATAGTGGGAAATCACGCAGAGCAATTTCAGGGTACTGCCTTCTCCATTGCAGATTGCCCCACCGCTGTTATCACAGGGAACCGTGGCTGCACCGATCACAACAAAGTCAAGCTGGTTGAGGTCACTGGCATGCCGGGGATTACCCACGATAATGAGCTGGAAACCACCCCACTCCGAAAGTGA
- a CDS encoding ADP-ribosylglycohydrolase family protein, with translation MNPIERAMISLEGLSVGDAFGQQFFGHVEDVISNIECRNIPATPWHITDDSIMAIALFEILQEFGQVNQERLAERFAAYYQINPSRGYGGTAHRILQALNNGENWKSISRAVFDGKGSHGNGAAMRIAPLGAFFSDDIDALRINAILSAEITHSNVEGQMGALAVALASAWMWNNRLVELDDYSLLSYIYANIPESDTRNKIGRAINLPFSYSIETAVSALGNGTAMSSQDTVPFCLWVASRHFNNYEEAIWSTVRGLGDRDTTCAIVGGILAMRTGLDGIPSTWRQRRESLDNWQNNRESWW, from the coding sequence ATGAATCCAATTGAAAGGGCTATGATTTCATTAGAAGGCTTATCTGTGGGTGATGCATTCGGGCAACAATTTTTTGGCCATGTAGAAGATGTGATTTCTAATATCGAATGTAGAAATATCCCCGCCACTCCTTGGCATATAACAGATGATTCGATTATGGCTATTGCACTATTTGAAATATTACAAGAGTTTGGCCAGGTCAATCAAGAAAGATTGGCCGAACGGTTTGCAGCATATTATCAGATAAACCCTAGTCGTGGTTATGGTGGTACAGCCCACCGTATCCTACAAGCCTTGAATAATGGTGAAAACTGGAAGTCCATCTCAAGAGCAGTGTTTGACGGCAAGGGCTCCCATGGTAACGGAGCTGCAATGCGCATAGCGCCGCTTGGCGCATTTTTTTCCGATGACATTGATGCGCTAAGAATCAATGCAATATTGTCGGCAGAGATTACACATTCAAATGTAGAGGGACAAATGGGGGCCTTGGCAGTTGCTTTGGCATCAGCATGGATGTGGAATAATAGGTTGGTTGAATTAGATGATTACTCATTATTAAGTTATATCTACGCTAACATACCTGAATCTGACACACGGAACAAAATTGGTAGAGCAATTAATCTTCCTTTTTCTTATTCAATCGAAACGGCTGTTTCAGCACTGGGTAACGGTACAGCCATGTCATCTCAAGATACAGTTCCTTTTTGTTTGTGGGTTGCTTCAAGGCATTTCAATAATTATGAAGAGGCCATCTGGTCAACTGTAAGAGGTCTTGGCGATCGAGATACAACCTGCGCCATCGTAGGAGGTATTCTAGCTATGCGAACAGGCCTGGATGGTATCCCTTCCACTTGGCGCCAACGTAGAGAATCTCTGGATAATTGGCAAAATAATAGAGAAAGTTGGTGGTGA